From the Acidilutibacter cellobiosedens genome, one window contains:
- a CDS encoding DeoR/GlpR family DNA-binding transcription regulator, whose protein sequence is MLKGERLYNMAEYIDDKKVVTIMELCDHFKVSKATVNRDLRMLEKEKFITRTHGGAMSLTKGTRFEPIYEIKEKEKIDEKQAIGAYAVNFIKQGETILLDSGTTTLLLARQMKDLDNITVITNDLMIAYVLSEANGIDLVVLGGQHRKGVYSLIGPFTENILKELNVDKAFLGADAIDVDRGITNSNIEESNIKKSIVEISKEVIVLADSSKFGNVAFTKVCDIDSVDVIVTDFNISEKELSKFRNTNVKIYIAEKKSV, encoded by the coding sequence ATGTTAAAAGGTGAGAGATTGTATAATATGGCCGAATATATAGATGATAAAAAAGTGGTAACTATTATGGAATTATGTGACCATTTTAAAGTATCCAAGGCAACCGTTAACAGGGATTTAAGAATGTTAGAAAAAGAGAAGTTTATTACCAGGACTCATGGGGGTGCTATGAGTTTGACAAAGGGGACACGATTTGAGCCTATTTATGAGATTAAAGAAAAAGAAAAAATTGATGAAAAACAGGCTATTGGTGCATATGCAGTTAATTTTATAAAACAAGGCGAAACAATATTATTAGACTCTGGGACGACTACATTGTTACTTGCAAGGCAGATGAAGGATCTCGACAATATTACCGTAATAACCAATGATTTGATGATAGCATATGTGCTGAGTGAAGCTAATGGAATTGATTTAGTGGTATTAGGAGGTCAACACAGAAAAGGTGTATATAGTTTAATAGGACCATTTACAGAAAATATTTTGAAAGAATTAAATGTGGATAAAGCATTTTTGGGAGCAGATGCCATAGATGTTGATAGAGGTATAACCAATTCTAATATAGAAGAAAGCAATATCAAGAAGAGTATCGTTGAAATATCGAAGGAGGTAATAGTACTGGCGGATAGTAGTAAATTCGGGAATGTCGCTTTTACGAAGGTCTGTGATATAGATTCGGTTGATGTGATTGTTACTGACTTTAATATTTCCGAAAAAGAATTATCTAAATTTAGAAATACTAATGTAAAAATCTACATTGCAGAAAAAAAGAGTGTATAA